GCGGAAGTGGTGTGGGAAAGCGCGGAAAAGGAAGGGGTGCCGGACGCGCCCGCCGCGCTGCAGACGGTGGACGGCCTCGCCGACGCGGTCACCCAGAACCGCACCGCGCTCATGGCGCTCACCGCAATGCGCAACTACGACAACTACACCTTCACCCACATGGTGAACGTGTCGATCCTCGCCATGGCGCAGGCCCGGGCGCTCGGCATCGACGGCAAGCTGCTGCGCGAGTTCGGCATGTCGGCGCTGATGCACGACATCGGCAAGGTGCGCACGCCGAAGGAGATCCTGAACAAGCCCGGCAAGCTGACCGACGACGAGTTCGTCATCATGCGGCGCCACGTCGTGGACGGCGCCGAGATCCTGCGGCGCACGCCCGAGATGCCCATCCTCGCCCCGATCGTGGCGTTCGAGCACCACCTGCGGCTGGACGGCTCCGGCTACCCGAGCATCGCCAGGCGCGACGCGATGAACCTCGGGTCGATGCTGTGCGCCATCTCCGACGTCTACGACGCGATGCGCTCGCAGCGCGCTTATCAGCAGGCGCACCCCACCGACCGCATTCTCGCGGTGCTCAGGCGAAACGAGGGCTCGCAGCTCGATCCGCATCTGGTGCGCCGCTTCGTGCAGATCCTCGGCATCTATCCGCCCGGCAATCTCGTCAAGCTGAGCACCGGCGAGATCGCCGTGGTCCTGCACGTGCACGCGCCGGATCCGCGCCGGCCGCGCGTCCGCGTGCTCTTCAACGCGGAGGGGGCGCGCCTCGAGCTGCCGTTCGAGCGCAATCTCTGGGAGCCGCAGCGCGATCGCGGCGGGCCGGGCCTGCCGAGCGTCGTCGCCCCGGTGGATCCGGCCGACTACCACATCGATCCGCTCAACTTCCTGGAGAATTGAGTCCTCCGTGAGCGAAGCGCTGCGCACCGTTCTCGTCGCCTTCGGCGCGTTCGGGCTGGGCCTCGCCTGGCAGGCGATCCGGACCTCCGCGATCCCCACCGCGTCGCCCGAGCGCATGATCGCCGAGATGCGGCTGGCGCAGATGGCGGCGCTGCTGCTCACTCTCTCCGCCGGCGCCTATATCGGGTTCGCCGTCGGGCGCGAGAACGATCCCGGCGTGGGGCTCGACATCGCGGTCTCCGCCAGCTTCATGCTGGTCGCCGCGGTGGCGATGCTCCGCGAGCCGCGGCAGGCGCTGACCATCGTGGCGCTCGCCTTTGCCGCCCACGCGATCGTCGACATCGCCCACCGGCCGGGACTGCTGCCGGACGCGCTCGCCCCCAGGTGGTATGCCGTCGGCTGCGCCATATACGATGTGTTCATCGGGGCCGTGTGCTACGTCCCCGTTCTCCGCCGGTGATGAATTCATGAAGAAAGCCGTGCTCGCGATTCTGCTTCTGCTCACCTTTCCGATCACCGGCCGGCTCGGCGCACAACCGGCGCAGAGCGCCCGGCCGAAGCTGGTGGTGTTCATCGTCGTGGACCAGATGCGCGCCGACTACCCGGTGCGCTACGCCGACCTGCTCGAGCACGGCCTCAAGCGCTTGACGACGCGCGGCGCGTGGTTCCGCAACGCCGCGTACCCGTACCAGGGGACGATCACCTGCCCCGGCCACGCGACGATCGGCACGGGGACGTTCCCCTACCGGCACGGGATGGTCGCCAACGCGTGGTACGACCGCGCCACCGAGCGGGCCGTCACCTGCACGGCGGATCCCGACTCGCTCGAAGTGAGCTACGCTCCCACGTCCTCGGGCCCCGGCGACAGCGCCAAATGGATGATGGCCCCGACCCTCGCCGAAGTCATGCGCGGACAGCTCAAGTCGCGCGTCGCGACGATGTCGATGAAGGCGCGGTCGGCGATCGGGCTGGCCGGGCACTCGGGCGATTTCGTCACCTGGTTCGGCGATCGCGGCGCGTGGGAGACGTCGAACGCGTTCAGCGACGCCCCGGTGAAGTGGTTTGCCGATTTCCTCAAGGCGAACCCGGTGACGCGCGACGCCGACAAGGCGTGGGAGCGCGCGCTGCCTCCCGAGCGCTATCAATACCAGGACGACATCGAACTGGAGCGCGGCTCGGGAGGATGGACCGCCGCCTTCCCGCATGCCATGGGGCAGGCCAGCGACGCGGTGTACACGCTGCACTGGACGCAGTCGCCGTTCGCCGACGCCTACCTGGGTGACATGGCGCGGGCTGCCATCGACGAGATGGATCTCGGCACCGAGGATCGCACCGATTTCCTCGGCGTCAGCTTCTCGATGGTGGATGCGATCGGCCATGCGTTCGGCCCGCGCAGCCACGAGGTGCAGGACACGCTGGTGCGGCTCGACGCCACGATCGGCAAGCTGCTGGATCACCTCGACAAGACCGTCGGGCCGGACAACTACGTGGTCGCCTTCGGCGCCGACCATGGCGTGGCGGACTTCCCCGAGCAGGTCCAGGGGGCGGGACGGACGTCGATGGCGGGCGTGCGCGGTGCGGTCGAGACCGCGCTCAAGCCGCTGCTCGGCGGCGAAGGGCCCTATATCGCGGCGACGAGCGGCGGCGAGATCTACTTCAAGCCCGGAATCTACGATCGCGTCAAGGGAAGCGCGGACGCGATGAAGGCCGTGGTGCGCGCCGTCTCGGCGCTGCCGGGCATCGAGCGCGTGCTCTGGAGTGATGAGGCAGCGGCCGCCGCCGCCCGGACGTCGAAGGATCGCATCCTGCGGGCGGTCGCGCTGAGCCACTACCCCGGACGCAGCGGCGACCTCCTGGTGCAGCCGAAGGAGAACTGGCTGTTCACCGCGGCGGGGACGACGCACGGGACGCTGTATCCGTACGATCAGCGCGTGCCGGTGCTGCTCTACGGCGCCGGCATCCAGCCCGGCACACGGAACGAGAGCGCCACGCCGGCGGATCTCGCCGTGACGATTGCGTCGATGGTCGGCGTGCAACTGCCGTCGCCGGACGGCCGCGTCCTCACCTCGGCGTTGAAGAAGCGCTGAAAGGAACGCTATGACGCGATCGCGCAAGGCTTCAATCGCCGCCGGCATGGCGGCGACGCTGGCGGCTCTCATCGTCCCGGCGCCCTCCGCGCAGGGACCGCGCGCGCCGGGACGGGCGGCGACCTTCGCCGCCGGCTCGCTGCAGGACCTGCGGCAGTGGGACCCGATCGCCGAATCGATGCTGCGGAGCGGCGAGCTTCGCGTCCGGCAGGTTCGCGAGGATACGCAGCTGCCGGGGCGCCGCGTCGAGCGGGCCGACCAGTACTACCGCGGCGTCCGCGTGTTCGGCGCGGACATCAGCCGCCAGCTCGACCACCAGGGGGTCGTACTGTCGATGTTCGGGCACATCTACGGCGGGATCGACATCTCGTCGAACCCGGCAATCACGCCCGAGGCGGTCAAGGCGACGGTCACCGAGCTTGCCGGGCTCGAGCAGGCCGGCGACAACGAGCCGGAACTGGTCGTGCTGCCGATCGACGACGGCGACACCTTCCGGCTGGCGTGGCGGATGCGCGGCGTCACCGATCGCGTCGACATCGTGCAGTACTTCCTGGACGCGCAGAGCGGCGCGCTGCTGCGGCAGTACAGCGACCGGCAGACGCAGAGCGTCGTCGGGCGCGGCACCGGCGTGCTCGGCGACAGCAAGAAGATCAGCGTCAGCGGCGCCAGCGGGAACTTCACGGCGCGCGACCTGCTGAGGCCGCCGCTGGTCGAGACCGACGACATGAAAGGGGATCCGACGCGGACCCTGAACTATCTCGACGGCCGGCTGGCGCAGAACGCCACCGACGTCGCCGCCGACGCGGACAATACCTGGACCGACGGCGCGGTGACCGATGCCCACGTCTACGCCGGCTACACCTACGACTACTACTTCAAGCGATTCGGCCGGCGCGGGCTCGACAACAACAACATTCGGATCCGCAGCCTGGTCAATCCGGTGCGGCGCACGGCGCAGGACGTGTCGCAGTACTTCAACCTGTTCCCCGACTTCTTCGTGAATGCGTTCTACGCCGGCGGCGGGGTGATGGTGTACGGCGTCGGCCTGCCGCAAGGCTTCACGCTCGGCGGACAGACGTGGAATCACTTCTCCGGCGCCCTCGACATCGTCGCGCACGAGATCACGCACGGCGTGACCGACTTCACGTCGGACCTGATCTACCGCAATGAATCGGGCGCGCTCAACGAGGCGTTCTCGGACATCATCGGCACCAGCGTCGAGTTCTTCTTCCAGCCGGCAGGCAGCGGGGATCTGCGGGCGGACTACTTGTGCGGCGAAGACATCGCCAGGCCGGGCGGCCTGCGATCGATGGAGAACCCGCAACTGCACGGCGATCCCGATCACTATTCGCGCCGGTTCCTCGGCACGCAGGACAACGGCGGCGTTCACATCAATTCCGGCATCGCCAACCACGCGTTCTATCTCGCCGTCGAGGGCGGCACCAACCGCACGTCCGGACTCGGCGTGCAGGGCGTCGGCGCCGCGAACCGCGAGCAGATCGAACGCGTGTTCTACCGGGCCTTCACGCAGATGCTGCCGGCCAACGCGACGTTCTCGCTGGCCCGCGCCGCGACGATCCAGGCGGCGCGCGATCTGTTCGGCGCCAACAGCAACGCGGAGCGGGCAGTGACGCAGGCGTGGACCGCGGTGGGGGTCAATTGAGGACCGCGCGCGTGCAGGGCATGCTGGTCGCGGCGGCCGCGATGGTCTTCGTCCTCGCGCCGGCGACGGCCGCGCGCGCGCAGGGTCGCTGGCCGGAGCGGATCTGGCTGAGCGCCGGCGGCGGCGTGCAGACCGGCGGAACCGGCGTCGACGATGCGTTCGAACTGCCGCTCTACACCGAGACGGAACGCGTCACCGTCGACTATCCGCTGAAGGCGGGGGTTCTCGTCGACGTCCGCGGGGGATATCGCGTGTGGAAGCGCGTCACCCTCGGCGCGGCCGTGACGCGTTTCAGCCAGCGCCGCAGCGCCCGGGTGCAGGCGCAGCTGCCGCATCCGTTCTTCGACAACCAGTTCCGCCGGATCGAAGGGACGACGAGCGCGCTCCGCGGCGAGACCGGCGCGCACCTGCTGATCGGGTGGATGCAGCCGGTGTCGGACCGGCTGCGCATCCTGCTCGCCGCCGGACCGTCGTTCCTGAACGTGGAGCAGACGCTCGTCACCGCCGTGCAGTTCTCGGAAACGTATCCCTACGACACCGCCGAGTTCACCGGCGCGACGACGCGCCGCGCCACGCGCGGGGCTGCCGGTTTCCACGCCGGCGCGGACGTCAGCTGGGCGTTCGGGCGCCGCCTGGGCGCCGGCGCGCTGGTGCAGTTCACCCGCGCGCGCGTGCGGCTCGACGCGGGGGACACCCGCCGGGTCTCGATCGACGCCGGCGGCGTTCAGGCGTCGGCGGGGGTGAGGCTGTACTTTTGACGTCGCGTCCGGACTTCCGGCGGCGCGTGCTGGCGATGGTGCGGCGGATTCCGGCGGGCCGTGTCGCCACCTACGGCGACGTGGCCGCCGCCGCCGGCGTCCCGCGTGCGGCGCGCGCGGTCGGCAACATCATGAAAGGCTGCCGGGTTCCCGGCGTGCCGTGTCATCGCGTCGTCGCCGCCGGCGGGCGCCTGGGCGGATATGGCGGCAGCGAGGGAATGAAACGG
This region of Vicinamibacterales bacterium genomic DNA includes:
- a CDS encoding HD domain-containing phosphohydrolase, coding for MSEAPSRILLYEDLLRRMASGVRNSTLYAVDHPLVARNMVGLVGVLATLHQQQHSITVGIVGSDLVVADTPMHKISTTMTELIRKFKDNKVERIAFERGVTQDELAALLQNLARLSTKGGDTEKELSSAHIRVGRLKSEDEKKRDGLASDIAAIRQMYAGAVETAEVVWESAEKEGVPDAPAALQTVDGLADAVTQNRTALMALTAMRNYDNYTFTHMVNVSILAMAQARALGIDGKLLREFGMSALMHDIGKVRTPKEILNKPGKLTDDEFVIMRRHVVDGAEILRRTPEMPILAPIVAFEHHLRLDGSGYPSIARRDAMNLGSMLCAISDVYDAMRSQRAYQQAHPTDRILAVLRRNEGSQLDPHLVRRFVQILGIYPPGNLVKLSTGEIAVVLHVHAPDPRRPRVRVLFNAEGARLELPFERNLWEPQRDRGGPGLPSVVAPVDPADYHIDPLNFLEN
- a CDS encoding alkaline phosphatase family protein, whose protein sequence is MKKAVLAILLLLTFPITGRLGAQPAQSARPKLVVFIVVDQMRADYPVRYADLLEHGLKRLTTRGAWFRNAAYPYQGTITCPGHATIGTGTFPYRHGMVANAWYDRATERAVTCTADPDSLEVSYAPTSSGPGDSAKWMMAPTLAEVMRGQLKSRVATMSMKARSAIGLAGHSGDFVTWFGDRGAWETSNAFSDAPVKWFADFLKANPVTRDADKAWERALPPERYQYQDDIELERGSGGWTAAFPHAMGQASDAVYTLHWTQSPFADAYLGDMARAAIDEMDLGTEDRTDFLGVSFSMVDAIGHAFGPRSHEVQDTLVRLDATIGKLLDHLDKTVGPDNYVVAFGADHGVADFPEQVQGAGRTSMAGVRGAVETALKPLLGGEGPYIAATSGGEIYFKPGIYDRVKGSADAMKAVVRAVSALPGIERVLWSDEAAAAAARTSKDRILRAVALSHYPGRSGDLLVQPKENWLFTAAGTTHGTLYPYDQRVPVLLYGAGIQPGTRNESATPADLAVTIASMVGVQLPSPDGRVLTSALKKR
- a CDS encoding M4 family metallopeptidase; the encoded protein is MTRSRKASIAAGMAATLAALIVPAPSAQGPRAPGRAATFAAGSLQDLRQWDPIAESMLRSGELRVRQVREDTQLPGRRVERADQYYRGVRVFGADISRQLDHQGVVLSMFGHIYGGIDISSNPAITPEAVKATVTELAGLEQAGDNEPELVVLPIDDGDTFRLAWRMRGVTDRVDIVQYFLDAQSGALLRQYSDRQTQSVVGRGTGVLGDSKKISVSGASGNFTARDLLRPPLVETDDMKGDPTRTLNYLDGRLAQNATDVAADADNTWTDGAVTDAHVYAGYTYDYYFKRFGRRGLDNNNIRIRSLVNPVRRTAQDVSQYFNLFPDFFVNAFYAGGGVMVYGVGLPQGFTLGGQTWNHFSGALDIVAHEITHGVTDFTSDLIYRNESGALNEAFSDIIGTSVEFFFQPAGSGDLRADYLCGEDIARPGGLRSMENPQLHGDPDHYSRRFLGTQDNGGVHINSGIANHAFYLAVEGGTNRTSGLGVQGVGAANREQIERVFYRAFTQMLPANATFSLARAATIQAARDLFGANSNAERAVTQAWTAVGVN
- a CDS encoding MGMT family protein, encoding MTSRPDFRRRVLAMVRRIPAGRVATYGDVAAAAGVPRAARAVGNIMKGCRVPGVPCHRVVAAGGRLGGYGGSEGMKRALLAAEGVPVSGSRIREFDRKRYSYRK